In Setaria viridis chromosome 5, Setaria_viridis_v4.0, whole genome shotgun sequence, the genomic stretch GCTGACCCCATCCCACACGTTTCCGTCGAGGGGTACAGAGACAACTACATGCGCCGAAGAATTCTTCTGCCGCCTATTAAAAGAATCTGGAGGCGTTGGATATTTCTGCAGATACGTCAAGCTAGAAGACAGGGAGTGTACAAGATCGTGGTAATTCAGGACAGGACTGGTCGTTTTCCGTCTCTTGGGGAACAAACAACAACTTCGCTACCAGCAGTACCATTTCTTCTTCAGAATTTTAACATTTCGATTACTTCCCCTAGAATCTTAGATTACGATATCCTTGGTCAAATTAGAGCCTGCTTAGTTCTCCctaaactcccaactttgacactatgtaaaaagaagatttctcatcacatcaaacttgcggtacatgcatggagtactaaatatagatgaaatcaaaaactacacagttttgttgtactttgcgagacaaattttttgagcctaattagtcaatattttgataataattcacaaatacaaacgaaacgctacagtgtgctacaacagtgattttgcatctccaaaATTGGACAATTAAACAAGATCTTAACCTCTGGATGTTGGAAACAGGGGCGGTGCTAATCCCAGGACGTCATGTCAGACATATTCCTTAGCAGCTTCGCGTTTGACAGATCCAACCGCAGTCATCGTCGTCGAATGGAGAACGGCATGGCGCCACACTGCATGGGAAATAGACATCGCAGCATTCTAATGCCACCGCACGAAGAAGCCACGGCCAAACCGCTGTTGCTCATTCGATCGTGCTCTGACGCGATTATTCTACGGCTAATCTGTTCAGTTATGGCGTCACGATCCGCCCCGGTTGCTGCATTTCTTTATTCACTCGGATGTTCTCATCGATCATCCGGACCTGTTCAACCGATCGAGGCCTCAATCACGAGGTGGCAGCGGCGTCACACCTGCAGCTCGTCTCGCGCACCGCTGCCTCTGCCCCCATATAAAACTCCATCCCGTTTGACAAATGGCTCAACAACCGGTTAGTTTGTCTGGGGAAGAGAGCCAGAGAGGAGGGGGGTGGTAGTGCTGCTTCATGTCCTGCCAGAGAGCCTGGATGGGAACGCGGGAACAGCTGGTGTTTGCAATAGAACAGGAAACTGGAAAATGAATATGTTAAGCTGATCAGCAATACAGCAGAATGCAGCGTGCATGTCTGTATGAACTAGTAGGATACTAACATTTGGGCTCTTTTTAACTTGAAAAAATCATTTAAATAATTTTGTGTTGCTGTTTCATTGTCATTGCTTTATCCAAATTGCCTTGGTAAAGACGTAATCCTTTTAAAAATCATATTTATGGCATGAAACATGGAATTATAAGAAAATGGAATATCTTATTCAAAAACATAGTTTTTTTGTTTATTGAAACTAATATGTAGATTTTGTGTCTTGTGATGTGAATTTCTACTGGAGAATTAGGACCTAGTTGGTTTGAAATCAAACCTTACCACACCTAAGGTTAGTCGAGTTTTACCAAGTTAGCAGCTATTTGGTTGTAGCCACAAACCATAGCAAGATTCCTCTTCTACTAGCTCGGTTGCACATATATGTGACTAAAAATGTGTGGCAAGATTCTCCTATGCAAACTAAAAGTGTGGCAAACAATTTGATGAACTAATTAACTTTAGTCAAGTTTGGCAAGAAATTGTGACAAACATTTACAatcttaggtcctgtttgggagaggggtgctaaaatgtagccatggactaaaatttagccccctcaaatggagtgctaaactttagtcctttGGAGTGTTTGGAtgagggactaaactttagcactttgatTGCTAAAAGACTTTTTTACCCCTCATTTACCTCTTTCCTCTACCCTTCTCCTCACTGctcctcaccctcctcctcctacccCACTGCTCCTCACCGGAGTCCACGACTGCGTGAAGAGCGCGTCACCCCTGGCGGTCTCGAATACGGCGAAGTCCCTACTGCTCCGACCCGTCCCCGCCCCGGCCTCGTTtgcctccgcctcggcctcctcccgcAGCCTCCGGATCGCCAGCTCTCGCCGCACGATCGCGTCCATCTCCACCGCCTTCATCCTCCCGGTCTCCCTCTCCACCACAAGCACCTTCCTGGCCTTAGGCGTCCAtgggcctcggcggcgccgcgttCCTCGTTGGCGCGGCCGTTGGAGAAGACGCCGCGGGGGCGGCTGGAGCTGCTGCTACAGCAGGGCCGAGCGAaggcggcgaggcgggcggAGGCAGCAGGGCGGGCCGAAGCCATCGGGTCCGGCCGTATGAGGAGGGGGCCGGTCGGAGGAGGATGGCGCCGGGATGAAGTGGtcggtgatgaggacatcccttCCAATGATACAACCACGCCTACAACGCAGCAAGGACCAATGACAAGAGCCCGTGCACGAGAGCTAAATTATCAGGTTAACTCATTCCTCGCTGTCCATAAACCCTCATCTCAGAATTGGATGCTACTAAGTCATtgtgatgattttattattattaggaaTGATGGAGAGGAGCCTAATGGATCAACCAATCAGTTTGGGCATCAAGATCACACAATAAGAAAGCACAAGATCAGACATCAAGTTCAGACTTCAAGTTCGTACAGCTAGGCAACATCAAATTGACGTGGCAATATTTCTCAACTCCGGATGTTGTTTGAAGCATATGAGTACTCATTGGAAAGATCTTGAAGTTTACTTTCAGATGGATCTAACCTTATGACGAAATTCCACCGGAGCTGAGCAGAATTGACAAAGAGACGTTCGGCCTTTCAGTCTTGGGCTGAAACCCTTATATCTCGTGCAGCCCACTAGGGGCCCTTTCCAGCTTAGGGTTTACACCCTCCCACGCCTCCTTGTTGTTGCCCATGTATAAATACATCTAGCAGCCATCAGGatgaacttgggttttgttttagaTGCAAGTTAGCTATTGCTACTTCCTAGtgaacgcgtgtgtcgactagaccacccgatttgcttgattcaagaCCCCAACTCGTGATTCAGGTTTCATTTGTTTCAGATCCGTGGgtttatttgcttgttcatcttgttcttgcttgttctcgatTGCTAGCAGGTTCAAGGGTGTTCTTGGCCCGGCAAGAACAGCCAACGTCGGAATCAGTGTAcctgttgctaaggcgcagcatcctgtGATTGTTGTAGTCGGACAGCCAACGTTGATTCCACCCCCAAATCGAAGTTACCcctcctctcatcgaaagattgggaacaGCCCCTGCCATATCAGTCGGATCCATGACCTCCCCTGCGGTGGCGGGGGCTGGAGGTGGTGGGGCCACCGGAggccgcggaggtggaggcggggtCGAGCGGAGGCAGGCACGGCGGTGATGGGTTtgggcgaaggaggcggggagagagagagagagagagagagagagagagagagagagagagagagtgaggggaggaggagaggggaggggggtaGGGGGGAAGTGGTCCtgggggaccactttttagtccatttagtcAGTTTTAACCACCCCCAAGTGACTAAAGGAttataagagcaactccaagagtatcctaaaaaattcttccccaaaactatgtattgggggttctcccaaaaaaatttcctccaaaaacatatcagtccacagcagatcgctaataaatagctcccaatattttaaaacaggccacgtcatcgtattgggcccatcggaagggacgcgcgagcgtgcgggaatcaggattgggggaggaatgccaacgctaaaatatacgtggtggtaggctgtttttttagcgttgctaaaaaattggggaaggtttgggtggactgttggagttcatttttttctccttttttcccaaaaaaaagtattgggggtaagattagcagcctcttggagttgctctaagggtgctaaattttagcacttggGTTTTAACCCACCCGTTTGGGAGCACTAGtgactaaaagtgactaaaatgggggtgctaaaatttagcacccctttcccaaacaccccattagTATAGCAACCAAACATGCCTGTAGTTATGGTGACATATTATATATTATTAGGTTTTAAAAAGATATGGGTGAGTTAGAAGTTTTTTAAGTAGTATATTGTTGAGAAGTTCACAGGCCCACTCAGCTAAATTGTTCCAACTGATATAATGTTTTGTTACTATTGACGATGAATTGATGTCATCTCTTGCTATGCATGAACCACCACCCAATACTTTTTGTTGCCACGCATCCATATATTGGACACACTGTGTAGATAAAATTGGAAATTGGCGTGACAACTTTGAAACTGAAGGGGCAAGAACAGGTCTAATGTGTAGAGAGAGCTTGGAATTGGAAGCAGCTTTAAACCCATCCCTTTCCTTATTCTTTCTGTATCATTGTTGTATGAAGCTTAGTTTGACACTCGTGGCCCATATGTCACTGCAACTCACACATATGCATTTGAATTATATGGGACTTCCTCCGtaccaaattgtaagttgttttagcATTTTGagatttatagattttgttatgcacctaaatataaaatcatatctagatacataatcaaacctataaatctaaaaatatcaaaacaacctacaatttggaatcaCATGCATTAAATTATGGCATCCATGACGCTTATGACTTCTCACATATATATATTCTTTTGTTTATTGTCAATCGCCTAGGCGCCATTGCAAGCCTGCAAGAACTGTATATGTAGTTGTCTTGCTCGCTAATGCCCTGCAGCCCGCATGCATGCCTGATCGTAGAGCACTGCAGATTGGCGGCGAGCTCCCGGCCTGCTTGTTGAGGCCCTTCACTGGTCAGTGAGTGATGCGTTGGCCAGCATCGACCAGCAGAGGCTTGCTCCATTCAATCCATGGGCGCTAATAGGTCCTTGTGCTTTGGCGGTGAGAACGGCTTTTGTAGTTGGTCTTTTACCGTCTATATGTTGCATGCATGCCATTACATTGAAGACTATGCTCTTTTGAGGAGGCCCAGCGCAAAAGGAAAGCATGTGACggtcaaaggaaaaaaaaatacatgcagGCATTATATTAGATTAGGACTCCTAGTGCCCAAAGAAGGCAGTAATATTTTTCCGGTTACTTTCCAAGCTTTATTATTGCGTTCAAACTATTAATTATATTTGACGTGGATTCTTTTTTCGATTGACATAGACCgttagatcatcataaaatACAACGACGTatatccttctcttttttctgaTTAACATGAAAATTTCTAAACCCTCTCGGCGAACATGGTAGCTTCTTTAACACTATTATATTAAGATAATGGAAGATAGTTTACGCAACAGCTTCAGCGCAATCTGTGGCTATTTCCTTCTCCGATCCATACGTTCTAACCTGCTCATGGTGAAGGAAAGCATGGGACAATGGTCTTTTGACTTGGTCACAGCTGCTTCGCAGATACCTTATTTTAGACAGGTGTACATGAACTGCTGTAGTAGACTCTAAATGAGCACACAAAACTGAAGCCTCGTCCATTGACAGTATTTACAAAACGGAGACAGGATTTGGTTAGGGCCCGGGCTAAGACCGTTAGTAGAGTTTGATCCTTACAAAAGGAATTTAGTGAgtcacattttttttctcctttaaAACGAAGAGATTTTTTACTATACTGATAAAGAAAAATTAGGCCAGTACAAATCCACGATTTCACATCTGTAGCCTTAGCCTACTATGGATTTATATTGACCATCTAATTCAGGCAATTTCCACTCTCCAGCGTCCAGGGTAGGATGGAGGGAACAGAACAGGCAAcaattcaaaaaaagaaaacagaacaaTTCTCGTGCCGGAGGGCTGAGAAAAATTATGCGGCCCATCCAACTTGGGCCGTTTGACTGTCCGGGAGGAGCCCAGCATTGATTAAGAATGCGACACTCCACAACAGGCCAACAGCCCACGTTGATATCCCAAGCCTCCCTCCCATCCTCATTCTCCGCATCCACCAAACAAAGCGAGGAGAATACAAAACGGCCTCGCTCTGTCGCAGGCTTCGAGCGCTCAGCACCCtgctcacgccgccgccgccgccgccgccgccgccgcctgcccggcgCGAACATGAAGGCCATCGGGAGCGGCGGGGAGTGGTGGTGGAACCTCCCGTCTCTCCGCCGCAAGTCCgactcccgccgccgcggccgccgcaaCACCGACccccggggccgccgccgcggtccccCGCGAGAGCCGCTCTCGTCGTCCTCGGAGTCCATCGGCCAGAGCAGCGGCTGGCCCATCAAGTTTCCCTTCAGGCAGGCGGTCACCGCCGCCTGTCTCACCTTCACCGGCGACACCATCGCGCAGGTCCGCGGCCGCATCGTCGACCGCCGAAGACGCGGCACCGAACCCGACAGCAAGGTCACCCCCGCTATACTGCATCTTATTGATGTCTTGAATTCTTCTTAACCGGTTTGGAAGCTAAGAACGGGCTTGTGATTCGTTGTGTTGTGAGCATAAAGCATGAAAGTAACTTAAATTATGTTTGGTATGGCTGTATCCGTGGCCACCTCACCAAAATTCTACTCCAGTATTTATCTTGCCTTAGATGCAGATTAAATTGTGTAATGCTCGAGTATGTATCTTGTGCAGTGCAAGTGTGGTCCTGCCCTACCGTGGCAAATTTTTAGCAAGAATATTGTCCATTGGCGTTCGTCACATTGTGAATTCTGATGTCTGTTTATGTGTTCATTTCAGGAACTGATACCAGACATATTGCTGAACCATGACTGGCTTCGTGCACTTCGTATGACTTCCTATGGATTCCTTCTTTATGGTCCAGGATCCCATGCATGGTATCAGTTTCTTGATCGGTGCATGCCCAAGCAGACATTTGTAAATTTGTCCACTAAGGTATGCTTTGCATCCTCCACTGAACTGATTTGTTGGGTTATTTAAGCATTTTATTCACAAGATACCTTTTCTTATAACTATTGTCATTTCAGGTCATACTGAACCAGATCCTACTTGGTCCTTGTGTTATTGCTATAGTTTTTGCTTGGAACAACTTATGGTCAGGGAAATTGTCAGAGCTGCCATCTAAATATCAGAATGATGCCCTTCCTGCACTTCTATATGGTAATCCTTCTGCCTAAATGCAGTTTGAACTACTTGAACAGAAATAACTGATATTATGGTACATTTCACTTTGTAATGGATATTGCAGGGTTTAGGTTTTGGATTCCTGTATCAGTTGTCAATTTTGGGTATGCACATTTGGCTTCTCATTTTTAATGTTTGTCTCAGATACTTCTTGATGACTATTTAATTGCTACCTACTCCATTGGAGCAGAAGCAATGCAGTTGATTCTTATGCTAGTTTTTATGTGTGCTAGGATGATTCCTTTGCCTGCTCGTGTTGCCTTCATGTCCTCTTGTTCCATTTTTTGGAACTTCTATCTATCTACTACTATGAACAAATGAAACCGCCGGCTCATCAGGTTGGTCTCGACACAACTCAATTTCGAACCTATAAACTTCTCTTGGCTGGGCTTACGTATTTTAAATTTTGAACAACTTGTCTAATAATACCTGCATTTGCTGTCATCTTCCTTGTGCTCACCTGACATGGAGCATTTCATCATGCACAGCTGCTTACCTATCTGGAAATTTACACTGAACAATTTGACATGATGCTTGTAGGGTATGTACGAGCCTCGTTCATCATGTTATGTACCTCCCAATGCAAAATTTCTGATCCGGTTATTGGTTATATTCATCAAATAGAGGAGAATGTGCAGGAGATAGTTTCAGCAGGCATAACAGTACACTGTAAGGTTTCTCCCTCTCTGACAGTTCCGGTGGATCAGGATAAGGTCACTGCAAAACTTATTCTAGATGTTGATGAGCATAAGATCAATGGAAGAGGTGAAGTTTTTGTCTAATGTATGGAGCACCTGGCTCCATTCTGATTTCAAAACTCAAAGGTCGTTGAATTTGTTATTTAGGATATGTGCTGAATTAGCTTTACTTCAATGACAATGGTATATTGACATTCATCTCTGAATAAGATGGTGTATTCGTTATTGCTAAGAGGAATTTATGAATTCATTGCTGGATGTTGTATCTTAGATTCCTACTTAAATAGAAAAATCATCGAATGGCCCTGTTTGGCTTCATCTCATGGAAGGAACAAAAGGCCCTCTTGAGCTTGTGACGTTTCAGAATTTGGTGGCGCGGTCGCGGTCCTTCGAGCTCAGCTGTTCAGACCCCGttaaaggaagaagaaaagggccggtccttcaagctcagctGCTCAGGCCCTGCTAAAGGAAGATTGGAAGAAGAAAAACGCCGAGCTGGATTACTAGAACCCAAAGCTGGTACTGTTATCTACCATGCCCGAACTAAACCCTCTAGGGCCTTCTTTTCCTAAAGCGGATAACTGGATGTCTGGAGCTGTAGCCTGTAGTTGAACTGCGATTACAGACCTACATCAGTTTTCAGTATCAACGGAGACCAAGACATTTGTTAGAGAGGGCTTCCGAATACAGGTTTTATTCTGATTGAACTCTAAACAATTACAGAGCATTTCGACAGAAGAATTTGCTATGCAACTCCTATCATCGTTCTTTACATGTCAAGAAATATACATAATAGATCAGAGACGAAAAAGGGGGAATCTACAGACACACGGCTACAGCCTACAAGATACAGactaaataaattatgaatGCTAAGTTAACTGCTTGTAAAATCTACGATTCAAAGTCTTCTATCTCGGAGATTTGGTCGAAATGCATCTTCCGCATAAGATGAGCCTTGATATAGCGCGCGACCTTCGATTCCTGACCTTGATTGAAGAGAGCTGCAGCGAAATAATTGGATTAGCTGGAGAAAGGAAAAATCTCATGAAACTCTGCTCTAAGCTAAACAGGATTCACATGCCCCACTGGCAATTGGTCCGACATATACCCCTTCCAGCCACAAGAGACTACTGTTTTGGATAGCGCCATGCTCCTACAACATAACTTTGACCTATAATTGATATCTTTATATACCTATAAAACATAGTAAGATTATAATATCACAGAAATACTATAAACTCCGCAAAACACACAAAAACTATAAAAACTAATATAATTTGGCCAAAGTTTTGGTGAATACCATCTATACTATTGCCACTACCCAAAGGAGTATAAACATATGCTAATCTACACTTGTTTATGGTCTGCAGCCATATCCATGAGATGCAAACTTCCGCAAGAATGTCAGAAGTCAATTCAATTTATCTGCGGAAAACTAGCATGGGTGCAAGATGACATACTTTGTTATTCTTTTTTACAGGCATGGTAGTATGGTACTCCGCACAAAAACATCACTACTGAGAAAAGATCTATTTGTTTGAAGAGTCATTGACTCAAGAAATGACCAAATTAAGGATAACAATCAGATCCATACAAGTGCAGCTGAAAGGGGGCTACTAAACTATCCAGAGTTTAGTTACCATCCAATGCGAAGACATCCAAGATTAACTGTAGCTTGGTGCCATATATGCCTCCACATACACTATATATGCAGACAagttttttttcaatatatgaAATGATTTGTCCAAGTTTTTATACACAAACAAGTGGTAAGAAGAAAATAGGTGATACAAACCAAAGTGCGTATTCAAAGACCCATTAGCACTGAGTTCAGTGAGTATCCACACATTATGACATAATAGAAATATGAAAGATTTACCTTCCGTCGAGTTCTTGAAGTTCTCCAACATAGTAGACTCCTTGATTTAGGCTCCAATCTCCTGGACGCAAACACTTGCCCATTGAGAAACATGCAGTAGCAGTACAAATGCATAATCTCAATAGGCAAATGAGTCAAACATGTGTGCTGCAATGGTAAGGAGCATTGACAACTCAACACGTTTAACGATCCTTATGATTTCAGGAAAATTATTATGAGCTTGTTGGACGTTGGTAGCACTTTGTTATACACATTTTATTTGTGATGTGAAAACACATAAGTATGAGTTCTTAATTTTTGGGTTTGGTGTATCCCAACaagaaaaggagagaatggCAAACATGCTTAATTGCAAATTAGG encodes the following:
- the LOC117855286 gene encoding uncharacterized protein translates to MKAIGSGGEWWWNLPSLRRKSDSRRRGRRNTDPRGRRRGPPREPLSSSSESIGQSSGWPIKFPFRQAVTAACLTFTGDTIAQVRGRIVDRRRRGTEPDSKELIPDILLNHDWLRALRMTSYGFLLYGPGSHAWYQFLDRCMPKQTFVNLSTKVILNQILLGPCVIAIVFAWNNLWSGKLSELPSKYQNDALPALLYGFRFWIPVSVVNFGMIPLPARVAFMSSCSIFWNFYLSTTMNK